The Microbacterium sp. KUDC0406 genome includes a window with the following:
- a CDS encoding RidA family protein — MSQKTRVVTDAAPAPAHTFSQGVRRGPLVQVSGQGPVDPVTGEYLHPGDVAAQTTRVLENVKAIVEASGATFDDVVMLRVYLASRDDFGTMNDAYGAFVTANTPSGVLPSRTTVITGLPREEMLVEIDALAFIAD, encoded by the coding sequence ATGAGCCAGAAGACCCGCGTCGTCACCGACGCCGCCCCCGCACCCGCTCACACCTTCTCGCAGGGCGTGCGTCGCGGACCCCTCGTGCAGGTGTCAGGGCAGGGCCCCGTCGACCCGGTCACCGGTGAGTACCTGCACCCCGGCGACGTGGCCGCGCAGACCACGCGCGTGCTGGAGAATGTGAAGGCGATCGTCGAGGCCTCCGGAGCGACCTTCGACGACGTCGTGATGCTCCGCGTGTACCTCGCCAGCCGTGACGACTTCGGCACCATGAACGACGCCTACGGCGCTTTCGTCACAGCGAACACGCCGAGCGGCGTGCTGCCCTCGCGCACCACGGTCATCACCGGGCTCCCCCGCGAGGAGATGCTGGTCGAGATCGACGCTCTGGCCTTCATCGCCGACTGA